A region of the Pseudomonas sp. A34-9 genome:
AAACCTTCGTTGAAGCCGGTCGCCAGCACTACAACGACAACCTCAGCGGCAAGTGGGTATTGACCGCCGGTCTCGGTGGCATGGGCGGCGCACAACCTCTGGCGGCAACGCTGGCTGGCGCGTGCTCGCTGAACATCGAATGCCAACAAGTCAGCATCGATTTCCGCCTGAAAAGCCGTTACGTCGACGAGCAAGCCAAAGACCTCGACGACGCGCTGGCGCGCATCGACAAATACACCAAAGAAGGCAAAGCGATTTCCATCGCGCTGCTGGGTAACGCCGCAGAAATCCTTCCGGAACTGGTCAAGCGCGGCGTACGCCCGGACATGGTCACCGACCAGACCAGCGCCCACGACCCGCTTAACGGTTACCTGCCGGCCGGCTGGACCTGGGACGAATACCGCGCTCGCGCCAAGACCGAACCCGCCGCTGTGATCAAAGCCGCCAAGCAGTCGATGGCTGTGCACGTCAAAGCCATGCTGGAGTTCCAGAAGCAAGGCATTCCGACCTTTGACTACGGCAACAACATCCGTCAGATGGCCCAGGAAGAAGGTGTCGAAAACGCGTTCGACTTCCCGGGTTTCGTACCGGCCTATATCCGTCCGCTGTTCTGCCGTGGCATCGGCCCGTTCCGTTGGGCGGCGCTGTCGGGTGATCCGCAAGACATCTACAAAACCGACGCCAAGGTCAAAGAGCTGATCCCGGACGACGCGCACCTGCACAACTGGCTGGATATGGCCCGCGAGCGCATCAGCTTCCAGGGGCTGCCGGCGCGTATCTGCTGGGTTGGCCTGGGCCTGCGCGCCAAGCTCGGTCTGGCGTTCAACGAAATGGTGCGCAGCGGCGAGTTGTCGGCGCCGATCGTGATCGGTCGTGATCACCTCGACTCCGGCTCGGTTGCCAGTCCGAACCGCGAAACCGAATCGATGCAGGATGGTTCCGACGCTGTGTCCGACTGGCCGCTGCTCAACGCTCTGCTCAACACCGCGAGCGGCGCGACCTGGGTTTCCCTGCACCACGGCGGCGGCGTCGGTATGGGCTTCTCGCAGCACTCGGGCATGGTGATTGTCTGCGACGGCACTGACGAAGCGGCCGAGCGCATTGCGCGCGTGCTGCACAACGACCCGGCGACCGGCGTCATGCGTCATGCCGATGCCGGTTACCAGATCGCCATCGACTGCGCCAAGGAACAGGGCCTGAACCTGCCGATGATTACCGGCAAATAAACGCACAACCCTGTAGGAGCTGCCGCAGGCTGCGATCTTTTGATGTTGGTTTTTTAAGATCAAAAGATCGCAGCCTGCGCAAGCTCCTACAGAGATCCAACCAACTCACAACGAATAACAATCCACAGAGGTTGAATCATGGCTGTTAACACCGATCGTGCAGGTAACAAACCGTTGATCGAAAGGCGTTCGATCGACTACATCCCGGAAGCGGAAAGACACGGTCGTCTGTTTAGCCAGTTCACCCTGTGGATGGGTGCCAACCTGCAAATCACCGCAATTGTCACCGGGGCCTTGGCCGTGGTGCTGGGCGG
Encoded here:
- the hutU gene encoding urocanate hydratase gives rise to the protein MTDNKPTKFRNVEIRAARGNKLTAKSWLTEAPLRMLMNNLDPEVAENPKELVVYGGIGRAARNWECYDKIVESLTNLNDDETLLVQSGKPVGVFKTHANAPRVLIANSNLVPHWASWEHFNELDAKGLAMYGQMTAGSWIYIGSQGIVQGTYETFVEAGRQHYNDNLSGKWVLTAGLGGMGGAQPLAATLAGACSLNIECQQVSIDFRLKSRYVDEQAKDLDDALARIDKYTKEGKAISIALLGNAAEILPELVKRGVRPDMVTDQTSAHDPLNGYLPAGWTWDEYRARAKTEPAAVIKAAKQSMAVHVKAMLEFQKQGIPTFDYGNNIRQMAQEEGVENAFDFPGFVPAYIRPLFCRGIGPFRWAALSGDPQDIYKTDAKVKELIPDDAHLHNWLDMARERISFQGLPARICWVGLGLRAKLGLAFNEMVRSGELSAPIVIGRDHLDSGSVASPNRETESMQDGSDAVSDWPLLNALLNTASGATWVSLHHGGGVGMGFSQHSGMVIVCDGTDEAAERIARVLHNDPATGVMRHADAGYQIAIDCAKEQGLNLPMITGK